The following proteins come from a genomic window of bacterium:
- a CDS encoding branched-chain amino acid ABC transporter substrate-binding protein has protein sequence MVRLSKSIMLVLCAVLATGALFVTAVPAAQMGPVTDPIGVVKVGPGEPITIAYWLVTSGSDGSLGTDSKRGIEIAIDDMHGKFMGHDIKLIGEDSGCNAEGGQTAATKVAANASVVVAIGGSCSSETVPGAPILWKAGIASVSPSATAPKLTDPARGPDFDGFLRVVHNDKVQGERAATFVRTVLKLNRVATIHDGSPYAEGLTSVFADNFKKMGGTITTQEAVAPTDTDMRPVLTRIASTKPDMLYYPIFIAAGGFITRQSREIEGLKTVTLMGADGLDSPDFAKAAGDAAKGMYLSSPDLTPAALGPRYGTEFLPKYEKKYGQKPISGFHAHAYDATMVAFAAIQKVAKVDGGSLYIGRKALRDALFATKGFKGITGTLTCNQYGDCGDPHIAVYQVVSANPATWSLGTDPKKVWPTK, from the coding sequence ATGGTGCGCTTGAGCAAGTCGATCATGCTGGTTTTGTGTGCCGTTCTCGCGACCGGTGCGCTCTTCGTCACAGCCGTGCCGGCGGCTCAGATGGGCCCGGTGACCGACCCGATTGGGGTCGTGAAGGTCGGGCCGGGCGAGCCGATTACGATCGCCTACTGGCTGGTGACCTCGGGGTCCGACGGCTCGCTGGGCACCGACAGTAAGCGGGGCATCGAGATCGCCATCGATGACATGCACGGGAAGTTCATGGGACACGACATCAAGCTGATCGGCGAGGACAGCGGCTGCAACGCCGAGGGCGGGCAGACCGCGGCGACGAAGGTCGCCGCGAACGCGTCCGTGGTGGTGGCGATCGGCGGGAGCTGCTCGAGCGAGACCGTGCCCGGCGCGCCGATCCTGTGGAAGGCCGGCATCGCCTCGGTGTCGCCCTCTGCCACGGCGCCGAAGCTCACCGATCCGGCCCGCGGTCCGGATTTCGACGGGTTCCTGCGGGTCGTGCACAACGACAAGGTCCAGGGCGAACGCGCGGCGACGTTCGTGCGCACGGTGCTGAAGCTCAATCGGGTGGCAACGATCCACGACGGAAGCCCGTACGCGGAGGGGCTGACGAGCGTCTTCGCCGACAACTTCAAGAAGATGGGCGGGACGATCACCACACAGGAGGCGGTCGCGCCCACCGACACGGACATGCGGCCGGTGCTCACCCGGATCGCCTCGACCAAGCCAGACATGCTGTACTACCCGATCTTCATCGCCGCCGGCGGGTTTATCACGCGTCAGTCGCGCGAGATCGAGGGGCTGAAGACCGTGACGCTGATGGGCGCGGACGGGCTGGATTCGCCGGACTTCGCCAAGGCGGCGGGGGACGCGGCCAAGGGCATGTACTTGAGCAGCCCGGACCTGACCCCCGCGGCGCTGGGGCCGCGGTACGGGACGGAGTTTCTCCCGAAGTACGAGAAGAAGTACGGGCAGAAGCCGATCTCCGGCTTCCACGCGCATGCCTACGACGCGACGATGGTCGCGTTTGCCGCGATCCAGAAGGTCGCGAAGGTCGACGGCGGGTCGCTGTACATCGGGCGGAAGGCGCTGCGCGACGCGCTGTTCGCGACCAAGGGGTTTAAGGGTATTACCGGGACGTTGACCTGCAACCAGTACGGAGACTGCGGAGATCCGCACATCGCCGTCTATCAGGTCGTCTCCGCGAATCCCGCGACGTGGAGCTTGGGGACCGATCCCAAGAAGGTCTGGCCGACCAAGTAG
- a CDS encoding branched-chain amino acid ABC transporter permease has protein sequence MRVRRRRITYVDVFLWGFRIAVVFIVVVGSIATLKEGRYTGRQWGDFVEFGLAQGGIYALIALGYTMVYGVLNMINFAHGEVFMSGAYIAYYVAVPLGASGFINRYVLISLLLLTAVAIAVSTSVALLVERIAYRPLRRAPRMIPLITAIGASFFLQYTFRSLFGAGVQAYPDIGALTGEWQIGPVHILRTQAIVLVAAVVAMLVLYVVVMRTKFGKAMRAVSEDRDAAALMGIDVDRVIVFTFALGGAMAGVGGILYALVFKQVYFFSGFVPGIKAFTAAVLGGIGNIPGAMLGGFFLGVVESLGPALFLDGLGVRAPYQLRDVIAFTMLLIMLIFRPSGFLGERLATKRA, from the coding sequence ATGCGGGTGAGGCGCCGACGGATCACGTACGTGGACGTTTTCCTGTGGGGGTTCCGCATCGCGGTGGTGTTCATCGTGGTGGTCGGGTCGATCGCCACCTTGAAAGAGGGACGCTACACGGGGCGGCAGTGGGGGGATTTCGTGGAGTTCGGGTTGGCGCAGGGTGGGATCTACGCGCTGATCGCCCTCGGATACACGATGGTATACGGGGTCCTGAACATGATCAACTTCGCCCACGGCGAGGTGTTCATGTCCGGGGCGTACATCGCCTACTACGTGGCGGTTCCGCTGGGCGCCTCCGGATTCATCAATCGCTACGTGCTGATCTCGCTGCTCCTCCTCACGGCGGTGGCGATCGCGGTGTCGACGAGCGTCGCCCTGCTGGTGGAGCGAATCGCCTACCGGCCGCTGCGGCGGGCGCCGCGGATGATCCCGCTGATCACCGCGATCGGCGCGTCGTTTTTCCTCCAGTACACCTTCCGCAGCTTGTTCGGCGCCGGCGTCCAAGCGTACCCGGACATTGGCGCGCTGACCGGCGAGTGGCAGATCGGGCCGGTGCACATTCTCCGGACGCAGGCCATCGTGCTGGTGGCCGCGGTCGTGGCGATGCTGGTGCTGTACGTGGTCGTGATGCGGACGAAGTTCGGGAAGGCGATGCGGGCGGTGTCGGAGGATCGGGACGCGGCCGCGTTGATGGGGATCGACGTCGACCGGGTCATCGTGTTCACCTTTGCCCTCGGCGGGGCGATGGCGGGGGTGGGGGGGATCCTCTACGCCTTGGTGTTCAAGCAGGTCTACTTCTTCTCGGGGTTCGTCCCCGGGATCAAGGCCTTCACGGCCGCGGTGTTGGGCGGGATCGGCAACATCCCCGGGGCGATGCTCGGCGGGTTCTTCCTGGGAGTGGTGGAGTCGCTGGGGCCGGCGCTGTTTCTGGACGGGCTGGGCGTCCGGGCGCCCTATCAACTGCGGGACGTCATCGCATTCACGATGCTGCTGATCATGCTGATCTTCCGGCCGTCGGGGTTCCTCGGGGAGCGCCTTGCGACCAAGCGGGCCTAG